A part of Clostridium novyi genomic DNA contains:
- a CDS encoding polysaccharide deacetylase family protein codes for MKKIIILVLFIVTLSLIRVGAKEILLRKPQSLNNINEMTLKSNDESIPVIMYHSIKYEKGNGVRLPKEKFEEQMKYLKENNYSTLTMDELYDFFKNNKKIPKKSVVLTFDDGYKDNYDTAYPILKKYGFKATLFVITNCIGTGEYLTTDQLKEMDKNGFDVESHTTNHQKLTELSYEDQYKIFLDSKQNLEKLLNKKIKYIAYPYGKYDNQSIKAAEDVGYKLAVTTHCKWSNKKDGIYTISRVGISGKHDTRKFIKKIEFENYCRFYKYLLL; via the coding sequence ATGAAGAAAATAATTATACTAGTATTATTTATAGTAACATTGAGCTTAATTAGAGTTGGAGCAAAAGAAATATTATTAAGAAAGCCTCAATCTTTAAATAATATTAATGAAATGACATTAAAATCAAATGATGAAAGTATACCTGTAATTATGTATCATTCAATAAAATACGAAAAAGGGAATGGAGTAAGACTTCCTAAAGAAAAATTTGAAGAACAAATGAAGTACTTAAAAGAAAATAATTATTCAACTTTAACAATGGATGAATTATATGATTTTTTTAAGAATAATAAAAAAATACCTAAAAAATCTGTTGTATTGACATTTGATGATGGATATAAAGATAATTATGATACAGCTTATCCTATATTAAAAAAGTATGGGTTTAAGGCTACTCTTTTTGTAATAACAAATTGTATTGGAACGGGAGAATATTTAACAACAGATCAATTAAAAGAGATGGATAAAAATGGATTTGATGTTGAAAGTCATACTACAAATCATCAGAAATTAACTGAACTTTCTTATGAGGATCAATATAAAATATTCTTAGATTCTAAACAAAATTTAGAGAAGTTATTAAATAAAAAAATAAAATATATTGCATATCCTTATGGTAAATATGATAATCAAAGTATAAAAGCTGCTGAAGATGTAGGATATAAGTTAGCTGTAACAACTCATTGTAAATGGTCAAATAAGAAAGATGGAATATATACTATAAGTAGAGTAGGTATAAGTGGTAAACACGATACGAGGAAGTTTATAAAAAAAATAGAATTTGAGAATTATTGTAGGTTTTATAAATATTTACTTTTATAA
- a CDS encoding response regulator transcription factor, which yields MKILVVDDEISILQLIKMTLELESFEVITSKTGLDSLNIIIKENIDLIILDAMLPDISGFNLIAKIKNISDIPIIMLTAKDDINDKLLGLQLGADDYITKPFNSTELILRIKIISKRMNKNIIQEKNELLVGKLKILKKERKLIIDSKDEIVLTYKEFEVLNCLCENKGKVFSREELLSKVWGYDFEGTTRAVDILIQRLRKKLGKYQNYIKTLYKAGYKLEIDDEY from the coding sequence ATGAAAATATTAGTTGTTGATGATGAAATAAGTATATTACAACTTATAAAAATGACATTAGAACTTGAATCTTTTGAGGTTATCACCTCAAAAACAGGATTAGATTCATTAAATATTATAATTAAAGAAAATATTGATCTTATAATTTTAGATGCTATGTTACCTGATATTAGCGGGTTTAACTTAATTGCCAAAATAAAAAATATATCTGATATACCAATCATAATGCTAACAGCTAAAGATGACATAAATGATAAATTGCTAGGTCTTCAACTAGGGGCTGATGATTATATAACTAAACCATTTAATAGTACAGAACTAATTCTTAGAATAAAGATTATTTCAAAAAGAATGAATAAAAATATTATACAAGAAAAAAATGAATTATTAGTTGGTAAATTAAAAATTTTAAAAAAAGAAAGGAAATTAATTATAGATTCTAAAGATGAAATAGTATTAACCTATAAAGAATTCGAGGTACTTAATTGTTTATGTGAAAACAAAGGTAAAGTATTTTCTCGGGAAGAACTGTTAAGTAAAGTTTGGGGTTATGATTTTGAAGGAACTACAAGAGCTGTAGATATATTAATTCAAAGATTGAGGAAAAAACTTGGTAAATACCAAAATTATATCAAAACTTTATATAAAGCTGGTTACAAGTTAGAAATTGATGATGAATATTAA
- a CDS encoding energy-coupling factor ABC transporter permease — MKSRKKYQLFLLVLFLGLFSVRTVYAMHIMEGYLPPVWCGAWIVLCLPFIVKGLISIKRKVNINPKMKMLIAMAGAFAFVLSALKIPSVTGSCSHPTGVGLGAILFGPSVMSVLGLIVLIFQALLLAHGGITTIGANTFSMAIVGPIISYYLYKLLRKVNVSQSIAIFLAAALGDLMTYVTTSIQLSLAFPDKTGGFIASLEKFMSIFAITQIPLAISEGILTVIVFNLLFNYNKSELEQLQVLPQNLIELNEKSKEV; from the coding sequence ATGAAATCAAGAAAGAAGTATCAGTTATTTTTATTAGTTTTGTTTCTAGGATTATTTTCAGTTAGAACAGTATATGCTATGCATATAATGGAAGGATACTTGCCACCAGTATGGTGTGGTGCATGGATAGTTTTATGTTTACCATTTATAGTTAAAGGATTAATTTCTATAAAAAGAAAGGTAAATATAAATCCTAAAATGAAGATGCTTATAGCCATGGCAGGAGCCTTTGCATTTGTACTTTCTGCACTTAAGATACCATCTGTTACAGGAAGTTGTTCACATCCAACAGGGGTTGGACTTGGGGCTATTTTATTTGGACCATCAGTTATGAGTGTTTTAGGATTAATTGTACTTATATTTCAGGCATTACTTCTTGCTCATGGAGGTATAACAACTATTGGTGCTAATACATTTTCTATGGCAATAGTAGGTCCAATAATATCATACTATTTGTATAAACTTTTGAGAAAAGTAAATGTATCACAGAGTATAGCCATATTTTTAGCAGCTGCATTAGGAGACTTAATGACATATGTAACAACATCTATTCAACTTTCTTTAGCATTTCCAGATAAAACTGGTGGATTTATAGCATCACTTGAAAAGTTTATGAGTATTTTTGCTATAACTCAAATACCTCTTGCAATAAGTGAAGGAATTTTAACAGTAATAGTATTTAATCTTTTATTTAATTATAATAAAAGCGAATTAGAACAATTGCAAGTTTTACCACAAAACCTAATTGAATTAAATGAAAAATCAAAGGAGGTATAG
- a CDS encoding PH domain-containing protein, translated as MEYNTLNKNAKKAWFLSNLIGLIIVGGILIGLRIYFSEKVVKYSFIVNIILGIILFILILDVLVKPIIEYKQWKYIITEDRIEFVHGIYFLTTTIIPIVRIQHIDIEEGPINRIYNLAKINIHTAGGEHKIEGLPKEKAFEICEYVKDRIQVKVKKNLDEELKNKNISVNNNSIKYGVDE; from the coding sequence ATGGAGTATAATACATTAAATAAAAATGCTAAAAAAGCTTGGTTTTTATCTAATCTTATTGGACTAATAATTGTAGGTGGAATATTAATAGGTTTAAGAATTTATTTTTCAGAAAAAGTCGTTAAATATAGTTTTATAGTTAATATAATATTAGGGATTATATTATTTATATTAATTTTAGATGTTTTAGTAAAGCCAATAATAGAATATAAACAATGGAAATATATAATAACTGAAGATAGAATAGAGTTTGTTCATGGTATATATTTTCTAACTACAACTATAATTCCTATAGTTAGAATTCAACACATTGATATAGAAGAAGGCCCTATAAATAGAATTTATAATCTTGCTAAAATTAATATTCATACAGCTGGAGGTGAACATAAGATAGAAGGACTTCCAAAAGAAAAGGCATTTGAAATTTGTGAATACGTAAAGGATAGAATTCAAGTAAAGGTGAAAAAGAATTTAGATGAAGAATTAAAAAATAAAAATATTAGTGTAAATAATAATAGTATAAAATATGGAGTGGATGAATAA
- a CDS encoding ABC transporter substrate-binding protein, translating into MKKCLNKNLFFFVNSLIILLILFNVKHIFSFKKGYPDLRNKHIVVYVALREEEAKYLLELFKKETGCTYEYIKLPTEEAVMRILDEKTNPKGNIFIGGTCDGYELLKNYNLLEKYKSPNTKNISSNYMDSEGYWTGFEIDPLSIAINKEAWNNAFGSKNIPMPKTFNDLINPIYKGKIIIPDPKTSGTGYTFMAYLYQQLGEEYFHKFIKQLKNNINRLTISGFNSIQRVSSGEYILTVNFLGDQRIMNKSDMNIINIIPKNTGWNVNAVAVIKNNNNDEATKAFIDFCLSDEIANKLSSFSMATSTKNFKSIEYEIFKNYNFKKAAYDRNNIMNIWDNK; encoded by the coding sequence ATGAAAAAATGTTTAAATAAAAATTTATTTTTTTTTGTTAACTCTTTAATAATTTTATTAATATTATTTAACGTTAAACATATTTTTTCTTTTAAAAAAGGCTATCCTGATTTAAGAAATAAACATATTGTAGTATATGTAGCATTAAGAGAAGAAGAAGCTAAATATCTTTTGGAACTTTTTAAAAAAGAAACTGGATGCACATACGAATACATAAAACTCCCTACTGAAGAAGCTGTTATGAGAATTTTAGATGAAAAAACAAATCCCAAAGGAAATATATTTATAGGGGGAACTTGTGATGGATACGAGCTTTTAAAAAATTATAATTTATTAGAAAAATATAAATCTCCTAATACTAAAAATATTTCTTCAAATTACATGGATAGTGAGGGATATTGGACAGGTTTTGAAATCGATCCTCTTTCTATAGCTATAAATAAAGAAGCTTGGAATAATGCATTTGGATCAAAAAACATACCAATGCCTAAGACTTTTAATGATTTAATAAATCCTATTTATAAAGGTAAGATTATTATACCTGATCCTAAAACCTCAGGAACTGGATATACTTTTATGGCATATTTATACCAACAATTAGGTGAAGAATACTTTCATAAATTTATAAAACAATTAAAAAATAATATTAATAGACTTACAATTAGTGGCTTTAACTCTATTCAAAGGGTTTCTTCTGGTGAATATATTCTAACAGTTAACTTTTTAGGTGATCAAAGAATTATGAATAAATCTGATATGAATATAATTAATATAATCCCTAAAAACACTGGTTGGAATGTAAATGCAGTTGCTGTAATAAAAAATAATAATAACGATGAAGCTACAAAAGCATTTATAGATTTTTGTTTATCAGACGAAATAGCAAATAAATTATCTAGTTTTTCTATGGCTACATCAACTAAAAACTTTAAGTCAATTGAATATGAAATATTTAAAAATTATAATTTTAAAAAGGCTGCTTATGATAGAAATAATATTATGAATATTTGGGATAATAAATAA
- a CDS encoding DUF3919 family protein, with protein sequence MFFICLSSFIYYKKVIYNKIQIITDSNDNEKTLDNRIPTKMVLYNTKLGSTEINDKFLLNDILKYIRNISNSNTTINTIPTTDNVISISGKIYYMNGETDTFKVNSHLIINNIHFYNNSYLINTLRNMLVDSLYHFNNLINIISKNTNEIVFSNDHIKTILDFKSKCKLIESLKKLKIMSDNKDFLRTNLNEKPKFHLRIYIDKNMENTAENIILLDSYENYIIIQYLGDENGKNIYIKGDLNEKMFK encoded by the coding sequence ATGTTTTTTATATGTCTTTCATCTTTTATTTACTACAAAAAAGTTATATACAATAAAATTCAAATAATAACTGATTCTAATGATAACGAAAAAACACTAGACAATAGAATCCCCACTAAAATGGTATTATATAATACTAAATTAGGTTCTACAGAAATCAATGATAAATTTTTATTAAATGATATTCTTAAATACATTAGAAATATATCAAATTCTAATACAACAATAAATACCATACCAACCACCGATAATGTAATTTCAATATCCGGTAAAATATATTACATGAATGGTGAAACTGATACTTTTAAAGTTAATAGTCATCTAATTATTAACAATATTCATTTTTATAACAATTCTTATTTGATAAATACTTTAAGAAACATGCTAGTAGATTCATTATATCATTTTAATAATTTAATAAATATAATAAGCAAAAATACTAATGAAATTGTATTTTCTAATGACCATATTAAAACTATTTTAGATTTCAAAAGTAAATGTAAACTTATTGAAAGCTTAAAAAAATTAAAAATTATGAGTGATAATAAAGATTTTTTAAGAACTAATTTAAATGAAAAACCTAAATTTCACTTACGGATTTATATAGATAAAAACATGGAAAATACAGCTGAAAACATAATTCTTTTAGATAGTTATGAAAATTATATAATTATTCAATATTTAGGTGATGAAAATGGAAAAAATATTTATATAAAAGGTGATCTTAATGAAAAAATGTTTAAATAA
- a CDS encoding sensor histidine kinase gives MNIKLNLKRKIILTNIIILTPIIIFIYFITVNTLSKNIINNSVDYLLNENKSAQIYIQNILNLKKDNDVEDVLKDIAPFIVTNLSEKFNLRVQMFNTSGQLIYDSDKNQIILYNEDINKALENKKAYIIKKIDGVPYIFLSSPISYKNKLCGTLRFILKESDSLKIVNNTFLIMLICGIFALIIGIILINSFAKQIVNPLTTLENHSNKIAKGHFSEKIIINSGDEIEDLANTFNYMSKSLETYISELKDSKENQKKFFDNISHEFKTPLTAIIGFSEILPKLKDKEKVIESSILIQKEGKRLLTLVEEILQLSKFNQNQFKIEYTYINIKALIEEVLDIFQIKLNQYHICINKNYDALFIYGDYNKTKQILINILDNSIKYSGCENIIIRSNLYKERVEISIYDDGAGFDINNPKIKTGNGFGLNICKEIMKNQNGEFKIESTYNLGTKITLIFFNNKN, from the coding sequence ATGAATATTAAATTGAATCTAAAAAGAAAAATAATCTTAACTAATATAATTATATTAACTCCAATTATTATTTTCATATATTTTATTACAGTTAATACACTTTCTAAGAATATAATAAATAATTCCGTTGATTATTTATTAAACGAAAACAAATCTGCTCAAATATATATACAAAATATATTAAATTTAAAAAAAGATAATGACGTAGAAGATGTTCTAAAGGATATTGCTCCTTTTATAGTCACTAATTTAAGTGAAAAATTTAATTTAAGGGTACAAATGTTTAATACTTCTGGTCAATTAATATACGATTCTGATAAAAATCAAATAATTTTATATAATGAGGATATAAATAAAGCTTTAGAAAATAAAAAAGCTTATATAATAAAAAAAATAGATGGTGTTCCTTATATATTTTTATCAAGTCCTATTTCTTATAAAAATAAATTATGTGGTACTTTAAGATTTATTTTAAAAGAATCTGATTCATTAAAAATTGTAAATAATACTTTTTTAATAATGCTTATATGTGGAATCTTTGCACTTATAATAGGAATTATATTAATAAATAGTTTTGCAAAACAAATAGTAAATCCTCTAACTACATTAGAAAATCATTCAAATAAAATTGCTAAAGGTCATTTTTCAGAAAAAATCATAATTAATAGCGGTGATGAAATTGAAGATTTAGCTAATACATTTAACTATATGAGTAAAAGTTTAGAAACATATATATCTGAACTTAAAGACTCAAAAGAAAATCAAAAAAAATTTTTTGATAATATATCCCATGAATTTAAAACTCCATTAACAGCTATTATAGGTTTTTCTGAAATTTTACCTAAACTTAAGGATAAAGAAAAAGTTATTGAAAGTTCTATACTTATACAAAAAGAAGGTAAAAGACTTCTTACTTTAGTAGAAGAAATACTTCAACTATCTAAGTTTAATCAAAATCAATTTAAAATTGAGTATACTTACATAAATATTAAAGCCCTAATCGAAGAAGTATTAGATATATTTCAAATAAAATTAAATCAATATCATATATGCATTAATAAAAATTATGATGCTTTATTTATATATGGTGATTACAATAAAACAAAACAAATTCTAATAAATATATTGGATAACTCAATTAAATATAGTGGATGTGAAAATATAATTATACGTTCTAACTTATACAAAGAAAGAGTTGAAATTTCTATATATGATGATGGTGCTGGATTTGATATTAATAATCCTAAAATTAAAACAGGAAATGGTTTTGGATTAAACATCTGTAAAGAAATTATGAAAAATCAAAATGGAGAATTTAAAATAGAAAGCACCTACAACTTAGGTACTAAAATAACACTAATTTTTTTTAATAATAAAAATTAG
- a CDS encoding energy-coupling factor ABC transporter substrate-binding protein, protein MNTHKKTTNKSMFKKNLILSILVVLIAIGPLIFAKEAKFEGSDDQAEDAITQVDKNYKPWFSPIWEPPSGEIESLLFALQAAIGAGIIGYYFGYAKGKKKTHESEK, encoded by the coding sequence ATGAATACACATAAGAAAACAACTAATAAATCTATGTTTAAGAAGAATTTAATATTATCAATACTTGTAGTTTTAATAGCTATAGGTCCACTGATATTTGCTAAGGAAGCTAAATTTGAAGGATCAGATGATCAAGCAGAAGATGCTATAACTCAAGTGGATAAAAATTATAAACCTTGGTTTTCACCTATATGGGAGCCACCAAGTGGTGAAATAGAAAGTTTACTGTTTGCTCTTCAAGCAGCTATTGGTGCTGGTATAATAGGTTATTATTTCGGATATGCAAAGGGAAAAAAGAAAACCCATGAAAGTGAAAAATAA
- a CDS encoding pyridoxal-dependent decarboxylase, with product MIKQNESLNWKRVLTEKVQPAFLSPCQEQTKEDEFKDIVTDTLKNVNNLKDDGKDKKPFLGKGICYIGDENSITEVKKKANIPEKSTSMKEVIKEASKYFNGMFNWAHPKAMVNVTPPAAIPSIAGSLMGAMLNPNIVEQEYSGNVAVLEIEVASIISKLVGYDCKKSTGHFTFGGTGAYLFATKLALTKCLGKESRTSGIRKDAQILVSKVGHYAMKNCSDWTGLGTNNVRTININEDSSMNLNHLEEVMEMCYKEGKPIAMIVVTMGTTDAFAIDDIKGVVEICDRFVKKHNLKERPFIYGDAVIGWAWSVFNSYDFKENPMEFSEATLKAIEKSKDKIKDLNFADAIGIDFHKTGFTCYNCSMICIKDSNDIEILTRDRDQMAYLYHSSAYTPGEYTLECSRGGGYALSAWCNLKYFGLEGFRAILGNLIEAQISLRNVIQKEPSMVCVNGDDNGLVTLFRVYPDSLKDKANFHDFANEQYKNEFCNKDYKKDLKEYNDYQGKVAKELERLMIKENGPALSFTSKFRLSSYGEPVAAIKAYPMSPYMSSSEEDFKEDIIKFVLKAKENIKKL from the coding sequence ATGATAAAACAAAATGAATCATTAAATTGGAAAAGAGTTTTAACAGAAAAGGTTCAACCTGCATTCTTGTCACCATGTCAAGAACAAACAAAAGAAGACGAGTTTAAAGATATAGTTACAGATACATTAAAAAATGTTAATAATTTAAAAGATGATGGAAAAGATAAAAAGCCATTTTTAGGAAAGGGTATATGCTATATAGGAGATGAAAATAGTATTACTGAAGTAAAGAAAAAGGCAAATATACCGGAGAAATCTACTTCAATGAAAGAAGTTATAAAAGAAGCAAGTAAGTATTTTAACGGTATGTTTAATTGGGCACATCCAAAGGCAATGGTTAATGTAACTCCCCCAGCTGCAATTCCATCAATTGCTGGGAGTTTAATGGGGGCTATGCTTAATCCTAATATAGTAGAACAAGAATACTCAGGAAATGTTGCAGTCTTGGAAATAGAAGTGGCTTCTATAATTTCAAAATTAGTAGGATATGATTGTAAAAAATCTACAGGTCATTTTACGTTTGGAGGAACAGGAGCATATTTATTTGCCACTAAGCTTGCGTTAACAAAGTGTTTAGGGAAAGAAAGTAGAACAAGTGGTATAAGAAAAGATGCGCAAATATTAGTATCTAAAGTTGGACATTATGCAATGAAAAATTGTAGTGATTGGACAGGACTTGGTACTAATAATGTAAGAACAATTAATATTAATGAAGATAGTTCTATGAATCTAAATCACTTAGAAGAAGTTATGGAAATGTGTTATAAAGAAGGTAAACCTATAGCCATGATAGTTGTTACTATGGGTACTACAGATGCTTTTGCAATTGATGATATAAAAGGTGTAGTAGAAATTTGTGATAGATTTGTTAAGAAACATAACTTAAAAGAAAGACCATTTATTTATGGAGATGCTGTTATTGGATGGGCTTGGAGTGTGTTTAATTCTTATGATTTTAAAGAAAATCCCATGGAATTTTCAGAGGCTACTTTAAAGGCTATAGAAAAAAGTAAAGATAAAATAAAAGATCTTAATTTTGCTGATGCCATAGGAATAGATTTTCATAAGACAGGTTTTACTTGTTATAATTGTAGTATGATTTGTATAAAAGATAGTAATGATATAGAAATTTTAACTAGGGATAGAGATCAAATGGCTTACTTATATCATTCAAGTGCATATACTCCAGGGGAATATACACTTGAATGTTCAAGAGGAGGAGGATATGCCCTTTCAGCTTGGTGTAATTTAAAGTACTTTGGATTAGAAGGATTTAGAGCTATTTTAGGCAATTTAATAGAAGCACAAATTTCTTTACGTAATGTTATACAAAAAGAACCTAGTATGGTTTGTGTAAATGGAGATGATAATGGATTAGTTACACTATTTAGAGTTTATCCAGATAGTTTAAAAGATAAAGCTAACTTTCATGATTTTGCAAATGAACAATATAAAAATGAATTTTGTAATAAAGATTATAAAAAGGATTTAAAAGAATATAATGATTATCAAGGAAAGGTTGCTAAAGAACTTGAAAGACTTATGATTAAAGAAAATGGACCAGCATTAAGCTTTACAAGTAAGTTTAGGCTAAGTTCTTATGGAGAGCCAGTAGCAGCTATAAAAGCTTATCCAATGTCACCTTATATGAGTTCATCAGAAGAAGATTTTAAGGAAGATATAATTAAGTTTGTTTTAAAAGCAAAAGAAAATATTAAAAAATTATAA
- a CDS encoding PH domain-containing protein: MEKGYRNHPYTIIINTINDMKIVIPFILLIIFKFQFKQLIIGILLIFLCFKNFFKWKNTKFNIEGGMLKYKSGIIYKKKLEIAINRISTIDLGQDVVQGILNVYRVKIDSGSVGLGKEGSEIDIILKEDLALNIRDFIRKSINSISNNNKNYYNVSLNKEICINENTKDKFTISNKELFISAITKNNIGVGVGLLIAFHKILEKIDDIFNINILNKVSKYIDMKTAYAKSTVYFIYFLIILFIILLFISIILSIIGSIIKFHGFTVYKKYNYIIIEYGLISKKSYSLPIKSINAIKLKQNFIRQKFNLYRIEVSTVGYGDESGEEAIIYPIANKKLTKKIISTILPEFNYNVEINNPPKEALIKFMFIPILITFITCSIISYIKVRFSIIFLILPIVIMSRYLKYKNTGVGFNDSIFICTCNGFNKETILVKLNSIQSISVTSNYFQRKKNLCSYKINFYSNKITDLIKIKHLKDEYFRKLENKIEF; encoded by the coding sequence ATGGAAAAGGGATATAGAAATCATCCTTATACAATAATTATAAATACTATAAATGATATGAAAATTGTAATACCTTTTATTTTATTAATTATATTTAAATTTCAGTTTAAGCAACTAATAATTGGTATACTATTAATATTTTTATGTTTTAAGAATTTCTTTAAGTGGAAAAATACTAAATTTAATATTGAAGGTGGAATGTTAAAGTATAAATCAGGAATTATATATAAGAAAAAGTTAGAGATAGCAATAAATAGAATATCCACAATAGATTTAGGACAAGATGTCGTTCAAGGAATATTAAATGTTTATAGAGTAAAAATAGATAGTGGTAGTGTTGGTTTGGGGAAAGAAGGTAGCGAAATAGATATAATATTAAAGGAAGATTTAGCTCTAAATATTAGAGATTTCATAAGAAAATCTATAAATTCAATTAGTAATAATAATAAAAACTATTACAATGTATCCCTAAATAAGGAAATATGTATTAACGAAAATACAAAAGATAAGTTTACAATTTCTAATAAAGAATTATTTATATCAGCTATTACTAAAAACAATATAGGAGTTGGAGTAGGACTTTTAATTGCATTTCATAAAATTTTAGAAAAAATAGATGATATTTTCAATATAAATATATTGAATAAAGTATCTAAATATATAGATATGAAAACGGCATATGCTAAGTCTACAGTATATTTTATATATTTTTTAATTATATTATTTATTATATTGCTATTTATAAGCATTATACTTTCTATAATTGGAAGTATTATAAAGTTCCATGGTTTTACTGTATATAAAAAATACAATTATATAATTATAGAATATGGTCTTATAAGTAAAAAATCATATTCATTGCCTATAAAAAGTATAAATGCTATTAAATTAAAGCAAAACTTTATAAGACAAAAATTTAATTTGTATAGGATAGAGGTATCAACAGTTGGGTATGGAGATGAAAGTGGAGAAGAAGCTATAATTTATCCTATAGCCAATAAAAAATTGACAAAAAAAATAATTTCAACGATTTTACCAGAGTTTAATTATAATGTTGAAATTAATAATCCTCCTAAAGAAGCATTAATAAAATTTATGTTTATTCCAATACTTATAACATTTATAACCTGTTCAATAATATCATATATAAAAGTTAGATTCAGCATAATATTTTTAATATTACCTATAGTTATTATGAGTAGATATCTCAAGTATAAAAACACAGGAGTTGGATTTAACGATAGTATTTTTATATGTACATGTAATGGATTTAATAAAGAAACAATTTTAGTTAAATTAAATAGTATTCAATCTATAAGCGTAACATCTAATTATTTTCAAAGAAAGAAGAATTTGTGTAGTTATAAGATAAACTTTTATTCTAATAAGATTACAGATTTAATAAAAATAAAACATTTGAAAGACGAGTATTTTAGAAAATTAGAGAATAAGATAGAATTTTAG
- the cbiQ gene encoding cobalt ECF transporter T component CbiQ — protein sequence MISIDKLSYISKLRHVNPIEKFMFAITTMFFGIFLNNLIVSILIFFIMSFITLYKGKIPFKSYYKLILMPLFFLIIGTITIAINLGNNNNFIFRFIIFGINIGCTKESIYEAVQVLLKSMSAVTCLYFLALTTPIVEVLLVLKKLRMPKLFIELMGLIYRLIFILFETMNTIYISQKSRLGYSSIRLGYNSLGKLITILFIRAYKKSQDMYTALESRCYSGDINVIEPEYSVSYKNVLMIIFLQIILVIIKYSFNI from the coding sequence ATGATTTCTATAGATAAATTATCATACATATCAAAACTTAGACATGTAAATCCTATAGAAAAGTTTATGTTTGCTATAACTACAATGTTTTTTGGAATATTTTTAAATAATTTAATAGTATCAATACTTATATTTTTTATAATGTCATTTATAACATTATATAAGGGGAAAATACCCTTTAAATCATATTATAAACTAATTTTAATGCCATTGTTTTTTTTAATTATAGGTACTATAACTATTGCAATTAATTTAGGAAACAATAATAATTTTATATTTAGATTTATCATATTTGGAATAAACATTGGATGTACAAAGGAAAGTATATATGAGGCTGTACAAGTACTTTTAAAATCTATGTCAGCAGTAACATGTTTATATTTTTTAGCTCTTACAACTCCAATAGTAGAGGTATTGTTAGTTTTAAAAAAACTTAGAATGCCTAAACTATTTATAGAGCTTATGGGACTTATATATAGATTAATATTTATACTCTTTGAAACCATGAATACTATTTATATATCACAAAAAAGTAGACTTGGATATTCATCAATAAGATTAGGATATAACTCATTAGGTAAATTAATAACAATATTGTTTATTAGAGCTTATAAAAAGTCACAAGACATGTATACTGCACTAGAATCTAGATGTTATTCTGGTGATATTAATGTAATAGAGCCAGAATATAGTGTTTCCTATAAAAATGTATTAATGATTATATTTTTACAGATAATTTTAGTAATTATAAAGTATAGTTTTAATA